In Solanum stenotomum isolate F172 chromosome 6, ASM1918654v1, whole genome shotgun sequence, one DNA window encodes the following:
- the LOC125867261 gene encoding uncharacterized protein LOC125867261 isoform X3 has product MGIIKDGSVSGKLPTNEVFAVHYPAYPSSVERAVETLGGIQGIVKARTSESNKLELHFRPEDPYSHPAFGELKHSNNFLLKISKCKVRDVQSADSSCGISIQSSRSPVNCEQENSLAAPKEHLAANIVSHVSEGYHFNGMVDYQHVLAVHADDARRKKRQWAEVEPKFEKGGLMDVDQEDLMILLPPLFASKDMPDNIVLKSCTTLGSKKKQEGRHNWEREMEPSLAIDFTIKEIPKPVDWEKYIPQGSDRWRWQKAVSELFEERKIWPKESLAERLHDGGLKFRDNMLKRLLCGVAYYFLNGPFRRFWIKKGYDPRKDPESRIYQNIDFRVHHELRSYCESRLSSGLQHRWDDICAFRVFPCKCQLALQLCELKDDYIQQEIRKPSKEKTCNSVTGWFSFHTVDCLRRCIDVRFMSVCPHPRAESLLNSISTRFEKSKRTHTYLKVARPEEQEKVNKDAENNEVDEQAENHDVDEPDDLEDYEDEFDDDNVEEEMDAYESLDLAVQEGDVSLHDDPHTNHDNVSRDYLQELFGNFPSSTAGTDEVQDDQSLGEYQIYDQYNDDSYSEDEDY; this is encoded by the exons ACGTGCTGTTGAGACTCTTGGTGGCATTCAAGGTATTGTCAAG GCTCGAACTTCAGAGTCAAATAAGCTGGAGCTCCATTTCCGGCCAGAAGATCCATATTCACACCCAGCTTTCGGGGAGCTTAAGCATAGCAATAACTTCTTGTTGAAAATATCCAAGTGTAAAGTAAGGGATGTCCAATCTGCTGACAGTAGCTGTGGAATATCGATACAATCTTCAAGGAGTCCTGTTAATTGTGAACAAGAAAATTCTTTAGCTGCACCGAAG GAGCATCTCGCAGCTAATATTGTTTCTCATGTTTCTGAAGGTTATCATTTTAATG GAATGGTAGACTATCAGCATGTTCTCGCCGTTCATGCTGATGATGCAAGAAGGAAAAAGAGACAGTGGGCAGAGGTGGAACCTAAATTTG AGAAGGGAGGTCTTATGGATGTTGATCAGGAGGATTTGATGATATTACTACCCCCTCTGTTCGCCTCAAAAGATATGCCTGATAATATTGT ATTAAAATCTTGTACAACCTTGGGCTcgaaaaaaaaacaagaggGACGACACAATTGGGAG AGGGAGATGGAGCCGAGTCTTGCAATTGATTTTACTATCAAAG AGATTCCAAAGCCAGTGGATTGGGAAAAGTACATTCCTCAGGGCTCAGATCGTTGGAGATGGCAGAAGGCAGTATCTGAATTGTTTGAAGAACGTAAAATATGGCCCAAAGAGTCATTAGCTGAGCGCTTACATGATGGGGGTCTGAAATTTCGAgataacatgctaaaaag GCTTCTTTGTGGAGTAGCATATTACTTTTTGAATGGGCCTTTCCGTAGATTCTGGATAAAAAAAGGTTATGATCCTCGGAAGGATCCTGAATCCCGCAT ATACCAGAATATTGATTTCCGAGTGCACCATGAATTACGAAGCTACTGTGAGAGCCGTTTGTCGTCTGG ATTGCAACATAGATGGGATGATATATGTGCCTTCCGTGTTTTTCCGTGTAAATGTCAGCTAGCATTGCAGCTTTGTGAACTCAAGGATGATTACATTCAACAAGAAATCAGAAAACCGTCAAAGGAAAAAACTTGCAAT AGTGTAACAGGATGGTTCTCCTTTCATACTGTTGATTGCTTGAGACGTTGTATTGATGTGAGATTTATGTCAGTATGCCCTCATCCCCGTGCTGAGTCTTTACTAAATTCTATTTCCACCCGCTTCGAAAAGTCAAAGAGGACTCATACTTATTTGAAAGTTGCAAGACCGGAAGAGCAAGAAAAAGTCAATAAAG ATGCGGAAAACAATGAAGTCGATGAACAAGCAGAAAACCATGACGTTGATGAACCTGATGATTTAGAAGATTATGAAGATGAGtttgatgatgataatgttgaaGAGGAGATGGATGCATATGAATCTCTTGACCTT GCTGTCCAGGAAGGGGATGTCTCTCTACATGATGATCCAC ATACAAACCACGATAATGTTTCAAGAGATTACTTGCAAGAGCTCTTTGGCAATTTTCCATCGAGTACAGCTGGGACGGATGAAGTGCAAGATGATCAGAGTCTTGGAGAATATCAGATATATGACCAATACAACGATGACTCTTATTCCGAAGATGAAGACTACTAA
- the LOC125867261 gene encoding uncharacterized protein LOC125867261 isoform X2, translated as MGIIKDGSVSGKLPTNEVFAVHYPAYPSSVERAVETLGGIQGIVKARTSESNKLELHFRPEDPYSHPAFGELKHSNNFLLKISKCKVRDVQSADSSCGISIQSSRSPVNCEQENSLAAPKVNESRCLSAGASKEIEMLTLTNLQEHLAANIVSHVSEGYHFNGMVDYQHVLAVHADDARRKKRQWAEVEPKFEKGGLMDVDQEDLMILLPPLFASKDMPDNIVLKSCTTLGSKKKQEGRHNWEREMEPSLAIDFTIKEIPKPVDWEKYIPQGSDRWRWQKAVSELFEERKIWPKESLAERLHDGGLKFRDNMLKRLLCGVAYYFLNGPFRRFWIKKGYDPRKDPESRIYQNIDFRVHHELRSYCESRLSSGLQHRWDDICAFRVFPCKCQLALQLCELKDDYIQQEIRKPSKEKTCNSVTGWFSFHTVDCLRRCIDVRFMSVCPHPRAESLLNSISTRFEKSKRTHTYLKVARPEEQEKVNKDAENNEVDEQAENHDVDEPDDLEDYEDEFDDDNVEEEMDAYESLDLEGDVSLHDDPHTNHDNVSRDYLQELFGNFPSSTAGTDEVQDDQSLGEYQIYDQYNDDSYSEDEDY; from the exons ACGTGCTGTTGAGACTCTTGGTGGCATTCAAGGTATTGTCAAG GCTCGAACTTCAGAGTCAAATAAGCTGGAGCTCCATTTCCGGCCAGAAGATCCATATTCACACCCAGCTTTCGGGGAGCTTAAGCATAGCAATAACTTCTTGTTGAAAATATCCAAGTGTAAAGTAAGGGATGTCCAATCTGCTGACAGTAGCTGTGGAATATCGATACAATCTTCAAGGAGTCCTGTTAATTGTGAACAAGAAAATTCTTTAGCTGCACCGAAGGTAAACGAGTCTAGATGTTTATCTGCTGGTGCttcaaaagaaattgaaatgctGACACTTACTAATTTGCAGGAGCATCTCGCAGCTAATATTGTTTCTCATGTTTCTGAAGGTTATCATTTTAATG GAATGGTAGACTATCAGCATGTTCTCGCCGTTCATGCTGATGATGCAAGAAGGAAAAAGAGACAGTGGGCAGAGGTGGAACCTAAATTTG AGAAGGGAGGTCTTATGGATGTTGATCAGGAGGATTTGATGATATTACTACCCCCTCTGTTCGCCTCAAAAGATATGCCTGATAATATTGT ATTAAAATCTTGTACAACCTTGGGCTcgaaaaaaaaacaagaggGACGACACAATTGGGAG AGGGAGATGGAGCCGAGTCTTGCAATTGATTTTACTATCAAAG AGATTCCAAAGCCAGTGGATTGGGAAAAGTACATTCCTCAGGGCTCAGATCGTTGGAGATGGCAGAAGGCAGTATCTGAATTGTTTGAAGAACGTAAAATATGGCCCAAAGAGTCATTAGCTGAGCGCTTACATGATGGGGGTCTGAAATTTCGAgataacatgctaaaaag GCTTCTTTGTGGAGTAGCATATTACTTTTTGAATGGGCCTTTCCGTAGATTCTGGATAAAAAAAGGTTATGATCCTCGGAAGGATCCTGAATCCCGCAT ATACCAGAATATTGATTTCCGAGTGCACCATGAATTACGAAGCTACTGTGAGAGCCGTTTGTCGTCTGG ATTGCAACATAGATGGGATGATATATGTGCCTTCCGTGTTTTTCCGTGTAAATGTCAGCTAGCATTGCAGCTTTGTGAACTCAAGGATGATTACATTCAACAAGAAATCAGAAAACCGTCAAAGGAAAAAACTTGCAAT AGTGTAACAGGATGGTTCTCCTTTCATACTGTTGATTGCTTGAGACGTTGTATTGATGTGAGATTTATGTCAGTATGCCCTCATCCCCGTGCTGAGTCTTTACTAAATTCTATTTCCACCCGCTTCGAAAAGTCAAAGAGGACTCATACTTATTTGAAAGTTGCAAGACCGGAAGAGCAAGAAAAAGTCAATAAAG ATGCGGAAAACAATGAAGTCGATGAACAAGCAGAAAACCATGACGTTGATGAACCTGATGATTTAGAAGATTATGAAGATGAGtttgatgatgataatgttgaaGAGGAGATGGATGCATATGAATCTCTTGACCTT GAAGGGGATGTCTCTCTACATGATGATCCAC ATACAAACCACGATAATGTTTCAAGAGATTACTTGCAAGAGCTCTTTGGCAATTTTCCATCGAGTACAGCTGGGACGGATGAAGTGCAAGATGATCAGAGTCTTGGAGAATATCAGATATATGACCAATACAACGATGACTCTTATTCCGAAGATGAAGACTACTAA
- the LOC125867261 gene encoding uncharacterized protein LOC125867261 isoform X4 encodes MGIIKDGSVSGKLPTNEVFAVHYPAYPSSVERAVETLGGIQGIVKARTSESNKLELHFRPEDPYSHPAFGELKHSNNFLLKISKCKVRDVQSADSPVNCEQENSLAAPKEHLAANIVSHVSEGYHFNGMVDYQHVLAVHADDARRKKRQWAEVEPKFEKGGLMDVDQEDLMILLPPLFASKDMPDNIVLKSCTTLGSKKKQEGRHNWEREMEPSLAIDFTIKEIPKPVDWEKYIPQGSDRWRWQKAVSELFEERKIWPKESLAERLHDGGLKFRDNMLKRLLCGVAYYFLNGPFRRFWIKKGYDPRKDPESRIYQNIDFRVHHELRSYCESRLSSGLQHRWDDICAFRVFPCKCQLALQLCELKDDYIQQEIRKPSKEKTCNSVTGWFSFHTVDCLRRCIDVRFMSVCPHPRAESLLNSISTRFEKSKRTHTYLKVARPEEQEKVNKDAENNEVDEQAENHDVDEPDDLEDYEDEFDDDNVEEEMDAYESLDLAVQEGDVSLHDDPHTNHDNVSRDYLQELFGNFPSSTAGTDEVQDDQSLGEYQIYDQYNDDSYSEDEDY; translated from the exons ACGTGCTGTTGAGACTCTTGGTGGCATTCAAGGTATTGTCAAG GCTCGAACTTCAGAGTCAAATAAGCTGGAGCTCCATTTCCGGCCAGAAGATCCATATTCACACCCAGCTTTCGGGGAGCTTAAGCATAGCAATAACTTCTTGTTGAAAATATCCAAGTGTAAAGTAAGGGATGTCCAATCTGCTGAC AGTCCTGTTAATTGTGAACAAGAAAATTCTTTAGCTGCACCGAAG GAGCATCTCGCAGCTAATATTGTTTCTCATGTTTCTGAAGGTTATCATTTTAATG GAATGGTAGACTATCAGCATGTTCTCGCCGTTCATGCTGATGATGCAAGAAGGAAAAAGAGACAGTGGGCAGAGGTGGAACCTAAATTTG AGAAGGGAGGTCTTATGGATGTTGATCAGGAGGATTTGATGATATTACTACCCCCTCTGTTCGCCTCAAAAGATATGCCTGATAATATTGT ATTAAAATCTTGTACAACCTTGGGCTcgaaaaaaaaacaagaggGACGACACAATTGGGAG AGGGAGATGGAGCCGAGTCTTGCAATTGATTTTACTATCAAAG AGATTCCAAAGCCAGTGGATTGGGAAAAGTACATTCCTCAGGGCTCAGATCGTTGGAGATGGCAGAAGGCAGTATCTGAATTGTTTGAAGAACGTAAAATATGGCCCAAAGAGTCATTAGCTGAGCGCTTACATGATGGGGGTCTGAAATTTCGAgataacatgctaaaaag GCTTCTTTGTGGAGTAGCATATTACTTTTTGAATGGGCCTTTCCGTAGATTCTGGATAAAAAAAGGTTATGATCCTCGGAAGGATCCTGAATCCCGCAT ATACCAGAATATTGATTTCCGAGTGCACCATGAATTACGAAGCTACTGTGAGAGCCGTTTGTCGTCTGG ATTGCAACATAGATGGGATGATATATGTGCCTTCCGTGTTTTTCCGTGTAAATGTCAGCTAGCATTGCAGCTTTGTGAACTCAAGGATGATTACATTCAACAAGAAATCAGAAAACCGTCAAAGGAAAAAACTTGCAAT AGTGTAACAGGATGGTTCTCCTTTCATACTGTTGATTGCTTGAGACGTTGTATTGATGTGAGATTTATGTCAGTATGCCCTCATCCCCGTGCTGAGTCTTTACTAAATTCTATTTCCACCCGCTTCGAAAAGTCAAAGAGGACTCATACTTATTTGAAAGTTGCAAGACCGGAAGAGCAAGAAAAAGTCAATAAAG ATGCGGAAAACAATGAAGTCGATGAACAAGCAGAAAACCATGACGTTGATGAACCTGATGATTTAGAAGATTATGAAGATGAGtttgatgatgataatgttgaaGAGGAGATGGATGCATATGAATCTCTTGACCTT GCTGTCCAGGAAGGGGATGTCTCTCTACATGATGATCCAC ATACAAACCACGATAATGTTTCAAGAGATTACTTGCAAGAGCTCTTTGGCAATTTTCCATCGAGTACAGCTGGGACGGATGAAGTGCAAGATGATCAGAGTCTTGGAGAATATCAGATATATGACCAATACAACGATGACTCTTATTCCGAAGATGAAGACTACTAA
- the LOC125867261 gene encoding uncharacterized protein LOC125867261 isoform X1 → MGIIKDGSVSGKLPTNEVFAVHYPAYPSSVERAVETLGGIQGIVKARTSESNKLELHFRPEDPYSHPAFGELKHSNNFLLKISKCKVRDVQSADSSCGISIQSSRSPVNCEQENSLAAPKVNESRCLSAGASKEIEMLTLTNLQEHLAANIVSHVSEGYHFNGMVDYQHVLAVHADDARRKKRQWAEVEPKFEKGGLMDVDQEDLMILLPPLFASKDMPDNIVLKSCTTLGSKKKQEGRHNWEREMEPSLAIDFTIKEIPKPVDWEKYIPQGSDRWRWQKAVSELFEERKIWPKESLAERLHDGGLKFRDNMLKRLLCGVAYYFLNGPFRRFWIKKGYDPRKDPESRIYQNIDFRVHHELRSYCESRLSSGLQHRWDDICAFRVFPCKCQLALQLCELKDDYIQQEIRKPSKEKTCNSVTGWFSFHTVDCLRRCIDVRFMSVCPHPRAESLLNSISTRFEKSKRTHTYLKVARPEEQEKVNKDAENNEVDEQAENHDVDEPDDLEDYEDEFDDDNVEEEMDAYESLDLAVQEGDVSLHDDPHTNHDNVSRDYLQELFGNFPSSTAGTDEVQDDQSLGEYQIYDQYNDDSYSEDEDY, encoded by the exons ACGTGCTGTTGAGACTCTTGGTGGCATTCAAGGTATTGTCAAG GCTCGAACTTCAGAGTCAAATAAGCTGGAGCTCCATTTCCGGCCAGAAGATCCATATTCACACCCAGCTTTCGGGGAGCTTAAGCATAGCAATAACTTCTTGTTGAAAATATCCAAGTGTAAAGTAAGGGATGTCCAATCTGCTGACAGTAGCTGTGGAATATCGATACAATCTTCAAGGAGTCCTGTTAATTGTGAACAAGAAAATTCTTTAGCTGCACCGAAGGTAAACGAGTCTAGATGTTTATCTGCTGGTGCttcaaaagaaattgaaatgctGACACTTACTAATTTGCAGGAGCATCTCGCAGCTAATATTGTTTCTCATGTTTCTGAAGGTTATCATTTTAATG GAATGGTAGACTATCAGCATGTTCTCGCCGTTCATGCTGATGATGCAAGAAGGAAAAAGAGACAGTGGGCAGAGGTGGAACCTAAATTTG AGAAGGGAGGTCTTATGGATGTTGATCAGGAGGATTTGATGATATTACTACCCCCTCTGTTCGCCTCAAAAGATATGCCTGATAATATTGT ATTAAAATCTTGTACAACCTTGGGCTcgaaaaaaaaacaagaggGACGACACAATTGGGAG AGGGAGATGGAGCCGAGTCTTGCAATTGATTTTACTATCAAAG AGATTCCAAAGCCAGTGGATTGGGAAAAGTACATTCCTCAGGGCTCAGATCGTTGGAGATGGCAGAAGGCAGTATCTGAATTGTTTGAAGAACGTAAAATATGGCCCAAAGAGTCATTAGCTGAGCGCTTACATGATGGGGGTCTGAAATTTCGAgataacatgctaaaaag GCTTCTTTGTGGAGTAGCATATTACTTTTTGAATGGGCCTTTCCGTAGATTCTGGATAAAAAAAGGTTATGATCCTCGGAAGGATCCTGAATCCCGCAT ATACCAGAATATTGATTTCCGAGTGCACCATGAATTACGAAGCTACTGTGAGAGCCGTTTGTCGTCTGG ATTGCAACATAGATGGGATGATATATGTGCCTTCCGTGTTTTTCCGTGTAAATGTCAGCTAGCATTGCAGCTTTGTGAACTCAAGGATGATTACATTCAACAAGAAATCAGAAAACCGTCAAAGGAAAAAACTTGCAAT AGTGTAACAGGATGGTTCTCCTTTCATACTGTTGATTGCTTGAGACGTTGTATTGATGTGAGATTTATGTCAGTATGCCCTCATCCCCGTGCTGAGTCTTTACTAAATTCTATTTCCACCCGCTTCGAAAAGTCAAAGAGGACTCATACTTATTTGAAAGTTGCAAGACCGGAAGAGCAAGAAAAAGTCAATAAAG ATGCGGAAAACAATGAAGTCGATGAACAAGCAGAAAACCATGACGTTGATGAACCTGATGATTTAGAAGATTATGAAGATGAGtttgatgatgataatgttgaaGAGGAGATGGATGCATATGAATCTCTTGACCTT GCTGTCCAGGAAGGGGATGTCTCTCTACATGATGATCCAC ATACAAACCACGATAATGTTTCAAGAGATTACTTGCAAGAGCTCTTTGGCAATTTTCCATCGAGTACAGCTGGGACGGATGAAGTGCAAGATGATCAGAGTCTTGGAGAATATCAGATATATGACCAATACAACGATGACTCTTATTCCGAAGATGAAGACTACTAA